One genomic window of Eggerthella timonensis includes the following:
- a CDS encoding Coenzyme F420 hydrogenase/dehydrogenase, beta subunit C-terminal domain: MRRDGGGGLLTADLICHGVPSPGLFAAHLRFLERRLGRKVVAYNHRPKNRGWRHCEAATCDDGSVQQGSRMVESWKRLFYGNRMLRPSCYACPYTTSNRSSDVTIADYWGIERTGIAAFSDDLGVSLVLANTPMGFDATKRCEIDACISTLEEALPGNPMLSRPSSCAQPRELVWESLCSDGYDGMMKRFRFLPTRARFAGARVKRLLHRL, from the coding sequence GTGCGGCGAGATGGGGGGGGGGGGCTGTTGACTGCTGACCTTATCTGCCATGGCGTGCCTTCCCCCGGCCTGTTCGCCGCGCATCTCCGGTTTCTCGAGCGACGGTTGGGTCGCAAGGTGGTTGCGTACAACCACCGACCCAAGAATCGCGGATGGAGGCATTGTGAGGCTGCGACGTGCGATGATGGAAGCGTTCAGCAGGGGAGTCGCATGGTCGAGTCCTGGAAAAGGCTGTTTTACGGAAACAGAATGCTTCGACCTTCCTGTTACGCATGCCCCTACACGACCTCGAATCGTTCTTCCGATGTGACCATCGCTGACTACTGGGGCATCGAGCGCACGGGGATCGCGGCATTCTCGGACGATTTGGGGGTCTCGCTCGTTCTCGCCAACACCCCGATGGGCTTTGACGCCACGAAGCGTTGCGAGATCGACGCGTGCATATCTACCTTGGAAGAGGCGCTTCCCGGCAATCCGATGCTGTCGCGTCCTTCATCGTGCGCCCAACCGAGGGAGCTCGTATGGGAGTCGCTTTGCTCGGACGGGTACGACGGCATGATGAAGCGGTTTCGGTTCCTGCCGACGCGGGCTCGGTTCGCGGGAGCGCGCGTCAAACGGCTCTTGCATCGTCTTTAG
- a CDS encoding DapH/DapD/GlmU-related protein codes for MMEFVERLVCKLYRLAKMAFLRSRYGSRLDVGGPISFRNPFFCRLGPHGRMHLGRGAFFNYGCKIIAHEHIEIGDDCLFGPNVQVFDFDHGHDRSDIAYKKQGMETKPVTIGSNVWLGANVVVLKGVTIGDNAIVGAGTIVSHDVPPNVTVYSKQDIRTVRH; via the coding sequence ATGATGGAGTTCGTAGAAAGGCTCGTATGCAAACTGTATCGATTGGCGAAGATGGCGTTTCTTCGAAGTCGTTACGGCTCGAGACTCGACGTCGGGGGTCCGATCAGTTTTCGCAATCCGTTTTTCTGCCGGCTTGGTCCACATGGGCGAATGCATCTTGGGAGAGGTGCGTTCTTCAATTACGGCTGCAAGATAATCGCTCATGAGCATATTGAGATTGGAGACGACTGTCTTTTCGGGCCGAACGTGCAGGTGTTCGATTTCGATCACGGCCATGACCGCTCCGATATCGCTTACAAGAAACAAGGAATGGAAACGAAGCCGGTGACCATCGGCAGCAACGTCTGGCTCGGTGCGAACGTCGTCGTGTTGAAGGGGGTCACGATTGGGGACAACGCTATCGTGGGTGCAGGGACGATTGTGTCGCATGACGTTCCGCCTAATGTGACGGTGTACTCCAAGCAGGATATCCGAACCGTGCGTCATTGA
- a CDS encoding coenzyme F420 hydrogenase/dehydrogenase beta subunit N-terminal domain-containing protein, whose amino-acid sequence MDASIDLDHVRDEDFPLVFAAKHRSDEVRAKSSSGGMFYALADYMIGQGGVVYGCSFDDDLKARHVRCETLEECERCMGSKYSQSDMGSTIALVSADLSSSRPVLFTGTPCQVDAVRHACGEMGGGGC is encoded by the coding sequence ATGGATGCGAGTATCGATCTTGATCATGTGCGAGACGAGGATTTTCCGCTGGTGTTCGCGGCGAAACATCGTTCAGACGAAGTGCGGGCGAAAAGCTCGTCGGGAGGTATGTTCTATGCGCTCGCCGATTACATGATTGGTCAAGGAGGCGTTGTCTACGGATGCTCGTTCGACGACGATCTCAAAGCCCGTCATGTTCGGTGCGAGACGCTGGAGGAATGCGAACGATGCATGGGGTCGAAGTATTCCCAGAGCGATATGGGTTCGACGATTGCCCTGGTGAGCGCTGATCTCTCCTCGAGTCGGCCGGTCCTTTTCACGGGCACGCCTTGCCAGGTTGACGCCGTGCGCCACGCGTGCGGCGAGATGGGGGGGGGGGGCTGTTGA
- a CDS encoding O-antigen ligase family protein encodes MTAETQRDAPVTLALVLLLAPPFFCQTLLKSTAVQCLSICLAVACLTFQVARGRCRLSIPKPLIAFIGFFVLAVLNKNVDIVTGSGLAWFALFGMSLVAVVLLVSLPHAGWIRTALVLIAAFSAFHALVTIATWMVPDLYDRFIYPQFFSDRLTITGRGYRSGFTAHYSTNGIYLALGALASYALTMEHKKKAPYLALLVLILFALLLTAKRAHLAFGIVSIAVSFVAMRGTGGIGKLAVVGAAGVLALFAVSFIAPDVMFVFDRFSDAMEDDTMNGRTPFYELCMSMWGDDLLLGNGWGSYTQAFNASLLSWSFLARGFETMNAHNVYLQVLAEEGVVGLGLLLASAVGLFAASMKLAKDREAFRGHASDASIEGALSGSLAIQAFFIMYCLTGNPLYDMQVYIPYLVACAMSLWVYRRRCSGHAGRSEPC; translated from the coding sequence GTGACAGCAGAAACCCAACGTGACGCGCCGGTTACCCTGGCGTTGGTTCTGCTGCTGGCCCCGCCGTTTTTCTGTCAGACCTTGCTGAAGTCGACGGCCGTGCAGTGCCTATCGATCTGCCTTGCCGTCGCGTGCTTGACCTTCCAGGTTGCGCGGGGGAGATGCAGGCTGTCGATCCCGAAGCCCCTTATTGCCTTCATTGGGTTCTTCGTTCTGGCGGTGCTGAACAAGAACGTGGATATCGTCACGGGAAGCGGGTTGGCCTGGTTCGCTTTGTTCGGCATGTCCCTCGTAGCGGTCGTGCTTTTGGTCTCGCTGCCGCACGCCGGATGGATTCGCACGGCGCTCGTTCTGATAGCGGCGTTTTCCGCATTTCACGCGCTTGTCACGATTGCGACCTGGATGGTTCCCGACCTGTACGATCGATTTATCTACCCGCAGTTTTTTAGCGATAGGCTGACCATCACCGGTCGTGGCTATCGGTCAGGGTTCACGGCTCACTACTCGACGAACGGAATCTATCTTGCCCTCGGGGCGTTGGCTTCGTATGCCCTCACAATGGAACATAAGAAAAAGGCGCCTTACCTTGCCCTGCTCGTCTTGATTCTGTTCGCGCTGCTGCTCACGGCGAAACGCGCGCATTTGGCGTTCGGTATCGTGTCGATAGCGGTTTCCTTCGTGGCGATGCGCGGTACGGGGGGAATCGGGAAGCTTGCCGTGGTGGGTGCCGCCGGCGTTCTCGCCTTGTTCGCCGTTTCCTTTATCGCGCCCGATGTGATGTTCGTATTCGATCGGTTTTCCGACGCGATGGAAGACGACACCATGAACGGGCGAACCCCGTTTTACGAGCTCTGCATGTCCATGTGGGGTGATGACCTGCTTTTGGGCAACGGGTGGGGCTCTTACACCCAAGCATTCAACGCGAGCTTGCTGAGCTGGTCGTTTTTGGCGCGCGGATTCGAGACGATGAATGCGCACAACGTGTACCTGCAGGTGCTTGCCGAAGAGGGCGTTGTTGGCCTCGGTCTGCTGCTGGCGTCTGCGGTGGGGCTGTTTGCCGCGAGCATGAAACTTGCGAAAGACAGGGAGGCGTTTCGCGGCCATGCTTCGGACGCGTCTATCGAAGGGGCGTTGTCGGGATCGTTGGCCATACAGGCGTTCTTTATCATGTACTGCCTGACCGGCAACCCCTTATACGATATGCAGGTGTACATTCCCTATCTGGTGGCGTGTGCCATGTCGTTATGGGTGTATCGCAGGCGGTGCTCGGGGCATGCGGGACGGAGTGAGCCGTGCTGA
- a CDS encoding polysaccharide pyruvyl transferase family protein produces the protein MTEHLANRGVVATLTFHEAVNYGAVLQSYALQQAVLKTGVETVLLNYSCDAIQASHYSAGKGIKSKIGWYARSRFRNVKHAKFADFRANRLVLTEPVRKNELRAYCDRFRLVIVGSDQVWNPAITDGDTSYFLDFIDDPERKASYAASLGVKSWPESFRSVGTRLVRDFSFVSVREQGAATYLRSAADVDPCVVCDPVMLLSKEEWERMAIDPRHARPYLLVFGLGRVDADCLQWTRRIADQLGVDVVVLHNGAFALSGVTNVRDAGPEEFLGWIKQASLIITNSFHGSCFSILLEKQFYWFRSAQCSDALKTRESRLEDLLDAFDLRSRQVSSGDALAGPIDYERVTGRLEEYRRASLDFLRRMLRS, from the coding sequence GTGACAGAACATCTGGCAAATCGGGGCGTCGTGGCAACACTGACGTTCCACGAAGCGGTTAACTACGGTGCCGTATTGCAGTCATATGCGTTGCAGCAAGCAGTGCTGAAAACAGGCGTTGAAACAGTGTTGTTGAACTATTCGTGTGACGCGATACAAGCGTCTCATTACTCTGCGGGCAAGGGAATCAAGTCTAAAATAGGCTGGTATGCGCGGTCCCGCTTTCGCAACGTTAAGCATGCGAAATTTGCCGATTTCAGGGCAAATCGTCTCGTTCTGACGGAACCTGTTCGAAAGAACGAGCTCCGCGCGTATTGCGATCGGTTCCGCTTGGTCATTGTGGGGAGCGATCAAGTTTGGAATCCTGCGATCACCGATGGCGATACCTCGTACTTTCTCGATTTTATCGACGATCCGGAACGAAAGGCATCCTATGCCGCCAGTTTGGGGGTCAAAAGCTGGCCCGAGTCGTTTCGGTCTGTCGGAACTCGTCTTGTTCGGGATTTTTCCTTTGTGAGCGTCCGAGAGCAAGGTGCGGCCACGTACCTTCGAAGCGCAGCAGACGTGGATCCGTGCGTTGTGTGCGATCCGGTCATGCTGTTGTCGAAGGAAGAGTGGGAGCGCATGGCGATTGACCCGCGGCATGCTAGGCCGTATCTTCTGGTATTCGGACTGGGGCGAGTGGATGCGGATTGCCTGCAATGGACGCGGCGCATCGCCGACCAGCTAGGCGTTGACGTGGTCGTGCTTCATAACGGCGCGTTCGCGCTGAGCGGCGTCACGAACGTGCGGGATGCGGGTCCTGAAGAATTTCTCGGCTGGATCAAGCAGGCAAGTTTGATCATCACGAATTCGTTTCACGGAAGCTGCTTCTCTATCTTGTTGGAGAAGCAGTTCTACTGGTTTAGGAGCGCGCAATGCAGTGATGCGCTGAAGACGAGAGAAAGCAGGCTGGAGGATCTTCTTGACGCGTTCGACCTGCGCAGCCGCCAAGTGTCTTCAGGGGATGCGCTTGCGGGTCCCATCGACTACGAACGCGTGACGGGCCGTCTTGAGGAATACCGGCGCGCATCTCTCGATTTCTTGAGAAGGATGCTTCGCTCGTGA
- a CDS encoding NADH-quinone oxidoreductase subunit I, whose protein sequence is MGLFSAKSVDPRGSWCLPDNNQYAYRDGTRLDTSFGYHPHRSTRFRNLETVDAKRCGRLPELYARRSECCGCSACAFACPQGAIVLEPDEEGFDYPVVDAAACIGCSRCIDVCVFKNRSGA, encoded by the coding sequence ATGGGATTGTTTTCAGCAAAGAGCGTCGATCCTCGGGGGTCGTGGTGCTTGCCGGACAACAACCAATACGCATACCGCGACGGCACGAGGCTCGATACGTCTTTCGGCTATCACCCTCATCGGTCCACGCGGTTTAGAAACCTCGAAACGGTGGATGCGAAGCGTTGCGGCAGGTTGCCGGAGCTGTATGCGCGGCGCAGCGAATGCTGCGGCTGCAGTGCCTGCGCATTCGCGTGCCCGCAGGGCGCCATCGTTCTGGAGCCCGATGAAGAGGGCTTCGACTACCCGGTTGTCGATGCCGCAGCGTGTATCGGGTGCTCAAGATGCATCGATGTCTGTGTGTTCAAAAACAGGAGCGGCGCATGA